In one window of Zingiber officinale cultivar Zhangliang chromosome 11A, Zo_v1.1, whole genome shotgun sequence DNA:
- the LOC122032927 gene encoding RPM1-interacting protein 4-like: MARGHVPRFGDWNQDAAYTTCFDTARKEKASGICIFNPYDPEQAEELCKPGGELQKPRGEVRKPRGEPHKPGGLAAEPQYPKEGRHRDKHREYDGRKYESRATDVREERKHKGRYHGNHRSLGEAGFFPSQSPVKQGRTSNTLHATPSRQRTTAVPKFGEWNAADPKSAAGYTVIFNQVKEDKKAAAASPIPAFTPQRAFSLPRSYSEKEHSFFSRMISCLRPSVRN, from the exons CGGGGGCATGTGCCGCGCTTTGGTGATTGGAACCAAGATGCTGCCTACACGACATGCTTCGATACGGCACGCAAGGAAAAAGCTTCTGGCATATGCATTTTCAATCCATATGATCCAGAGCAGGCGGAAGAGTTATGCAAACCAGGAGGAGAGCTTCAGAAACCCAGAGGAGAGGTTCGTAAACCCAGAGGAGAGCCCCACAAACCTGGAGGCCTAGCTGCAGAACCTCAATATCCAAAGGAAGGCCGGCACAGGGACAAGCATCGGGAGTACGATGGACGAAAGTATGAATCAAGAGCGACCGATGTCAGGGAAGAAAGGAAACACAAAGGTAGATACCATGGGAACCATAGGAGCTTAGGTGAAGCTGGTTTCTTTCCTTCTCAGTCACCGGTCAAGCAGGGAAGAACTTCAAATACTCTACATGCAACACCG AGTCGCCAAAGAACCACCGCAGTGCCTAAATTTGGAGAATGGAATGCAGCAGATCCTAAATCAGCTGCTGGATACACCGTCATCTTCAACCAAGTTAAAGAAGACAAGAAGGCAGCAGCTGCGAGCCCTATTCCAGCATTTACTCCTCAACGTGCATTTTCTCTGCCCAGGTCTTACTCCGAGAAAGAGCATTCCTTTTTCAGTAGG ATGATTTCATGCCTACGTCCGAGCGTCAGAAACTGA